A genomic segment from Candidatus Korarchaeum cryptofilum OPF8 encodes:
- a CDS encoding ribosome biogenesis/translation initiation ATPase RLI: protein MPGKRIAVVDRDRCNPKKCGLECIKYCPEVRMGVEDTIKLVDSTLIIDEKLCTGCGICVKKCPFGAISVVNLPAPVEGEEVHRYGVNGFTLFRLPIVRPSKVLGLVGPNGVGKTTSISILSGRIKPNLGIVDREVSWDEILERFRGSELHTYLKKLIENEIRVVLKPERIDKIPEVVRGRVSDVLRRVDERGSYDEVNSILELENIRDRDLRELSGGELQKVAIAAAYLREGDLYIFDEPTNYLDVFQRMKAAKLLRELQNKNKSLIVVEHDLAILDYLSDYVHILYGEPGVYGVVSHPHPTREGINIFLDGYLPDDNVRFRDEAISFLQRSVPSEPSSEVLISYSDMVKHLNGFSLHVSGAQIYVGEVVVAVGPNGIGKTTFIRLLAGELQPDEGSINATLKISYKPQYVRPSYDGTVESLLRKVAEQNYSSPYFRVEVIRRLGIEHLLDKYLDELSGGELQKVAIAACLGREADIYLIDEPSAFLDVEARFSVAKAIRRRIKGERKAVIVVEHDILSIETYSDRIMIFRGIPGKEGYASAPKDPREGLNEFLMDVDITFRRDPDTGRPRVNKPGSKLDQMARASGRYYP, encoded by the coding sequence TTGCCCGGCAAGAGAATAGCTGTGGTCGATAGGGACAGGTGCAACCCCAAGAAGTGCGGTCTCGAGTGCATAAAGTACTGCCCAGAGGTGAGGATGGGGGTAGAAGATACGATAAAGTTAGTCGATTCTACCCTCATAATAGATGAGAAATTGTGCACAGGATGCGGAATTTGTGTAAAGAAATGCCCATTTGGTGCTATATCTGTAGTGAACCTCCCAGCACCGGTAGAGGGCGAGGAGGTCCATAGGTATGGGGTGAACGGGTTCACCCTCTTCAGGCTGCCGATAGTCAGACCCTCTAAAGTCCTGGGCCTCGTAGGCCCGAACGGCGTAGGGAAGACGACATCTATCTCAATACTCTCGGGGAGGATAAAGCCGAATCTGGGGATCGTCGATAGGGAAGTCTCATGGGATGAGATTTTAGAGAGGTTCAGGGGATCGGAGCTCCACACTTACTTGAAGAAGCTGATCGAAAATGAAATAAGGGTCGTTTTGAAGCCGGAGAGGATAGATAAGATACCCGAGGTAGTGAGGGGCAGGGTATCTGATGTCCTAAGGAGGGTAGATGAGAGAGGCTCCTACGATGAGGTCAATTCCATTTTGGAGCTCGAGAACATAAGGGATAGGGATCTTAGGGAACTGAGCGGTGGTGAGCTGCAGAAAGTTGCTATAGCTGCGGCGTACCTTAGGGAAGGTGACCTCTACATATTCGATGAACCCACGAACTATCTAGATGTCTTCCAGAGGATGAAAGCCGCTAAGCTCTTGAGGGAGCTCCAGAATAAGAATAAGTCCTTGATAGTCGTTGAGCACGATCTGGCGATATTGGATTACCTGAGCGACTACGTCCACATACTTTACGGAGAGCCCGGCGTATACGGTGTCGTGAGCCACCCGCACCCCACTAGGGAGGGCATAAACATATTCCTAGATGGTTATCTGCCCGACGATAACGTCAGGTTCAGGGATGAGGCAATATCATTCCTTCAGAGGTCGGTCCCTTCCGAGCCCTCATCGGAGGTCCTGATCTCTTACTCAGACATGGTGAAGCACTTAAACGGATTTTCCCTGCACGTTAGCGGCGCTCAGATATATGTGGGCGAAGTAGTCGTTGCTGTCGGGCCGAATGGGATCGGAAAAACTACCTTCATAAGGCTCCTAGCCGGGGAGCTCCAGCCAGATGAGGGAAGTATAAATGCGACTCTTAAGATATCTTATAAGCCCCAGTACGTCAGGCCGAGCTACGATGGGACCGTCGAATCCCTCCTCAGGAAAGTGGCCGAGCAGAACTACTCCAGCCCGTACTTCAGGGTGGAGGTCATCAGGAGGCTCGGCATTGAGCATCTCTTAGATAAGTACTTGGATGAGCTGAGCGGTGGTGAGCTGCAGAAAGTTGCTATAGCTGCTTGCCTCGGTAGAGAGGCCGATATCTACTTAATAGATGAGCCTAGCGCATTCCTAGATGTTGAGGCCAGGTTCTCCGTAGCCAAAGCTATAAGGAGGAGGATAAAGGGGGAGAGGAAGGCAGTTATAGTTGTTGAACACGATATACTCTCCATAGAGACATACTCGGATAGGATAATGATATTCAGGGGGATCCCCGGGAAGGAGGGCTATGCATCGGCGCCTAAGGATCCTAGGGAAGGGCTGAACGAGTTCCTGATGGACGTCGATATCACCTTCAGGAGGGACCCGGATACGGGCAGGCCCAGGGTCAATAAACCGGGATCCAAGCTAGATCAGATGGCCAGAGCATCCGGGAGGTACTACCCTTGA
- a CDS encoding DHHA1 domain-containing protein encodes MLEEILKGERLSICSHGEDLDGLLSASLMMIVKPEGLEIHFSAPYEIKNSEESYDIVLDLPPPRGGARVLIDHHVSNSSALDRVAIPILRVDSPSTARIVYELIGEWEPGIERYSEAVRLTDEIDSGKMDLKSALFTSAVRKIFKERRRKLINVCRDILRNPPSSAESLIELPSIKSEVNLIMREYGNLIDKILGLPGGDSILLRIKSYPSYLVPIIQLVANSYKLLGTVTRGSDGLLRLSIRSRADSPLTALQLAEAFGGGGHEHAAGALIMPSSMPEVIERIRNFMPLEVVDL; translated from the coding sequence ATGCTCGAGGAGATACTTAAGGGGGAAAGGCTGTCAATATGCAGTCATGGGGAGGACTTAGACGGTCTCCTGTCTGCTTCCCTAATGATGATAGTGAAGCCGGAGGGTCTTGAAATCCACTTCTCGGCCCCTTATGAGATAAAGAACAGCGAGGAAAGCTATGATATAGTGCTAGATCTACCTCCCCCCAGGGGAGGGGCCAGGGTGCTCATAGACCACCACGTTTCCAACTCCTCGGCTCTGGATAGAGTGGCGATCCCCATACTGAGGGTGGATTCCCCATCGACAGCTAGGATAGTGTATGAGCTCATCGGCGAGTGGGAACCTGGAATAGAGAGATACTCGGAAGCAGTCAGGCTCACGGATGAGATTGACTCCGGCAAGATGGATTTAAAATCGGCTCTCTTCACATCGGCTGTGAGGAAGATCTTCAAGGAGAGGAGGAGGAAGCTCATCAATGTGTGCAGGGATATCCTCAGGAACCCCCCAAGTTCTGCTGAATCTTTAATAGAGCTTCCCTCAATAAAGTCAGAGGTTAATCTAATAATGAGAGAATATGGAAATCTTATTGATAAAATCTTGGGACTTCCGGGCGGAGATTCAATATTGCTGAGGATAAAGAGCTACCCCTCCTACCTAGTACCCATCATCCAACTCGTCGCCAACAGCTACAAGCTATTAGGTACGGTGACTAGAGGATCGGATGGCCTCTTGAGGCTCTCAATAAGGAGCAGAGCCGATTCCCCTCTGACAGCTCTTCAATTAGCTGAAGCTTTTGGAGGCGGGGGGCATGAGCATGCCGCAGGAGCCCTCATAATGCCATCGAGCATGCCGGAGGTTATAGAGAGGATAAGGAATTTCATGCCCCTCGAGGTCGTGGATCTCTGA
- a CDS encoding sn-glycerol-1-phosphate dehydrogenase: MENKKGLERIESPRYIFFGPNAISKIGEVLRSLSIRSPILLISGPSVTRAVAEDLASSLEPDYRILHVLTTGGLEDLMDAIKTARKSEVDLLIGVGGGKPLDITKILAAELGVRYVVVPTSASHDGIASPSVSFTLSREIEERFGRVIRVEAPTAILADTTIINRASPITFKSGFGDLVAKITAVRDWELAYKLRDEPYSEYAASMSLLSAKIAMDHAHEIRTRLEESTRILVKALIGSGVAMSIAGSSRPASGSEHMFSHALDILSSEAGVKPAPHGIQVAIGTIMMAYLQGQDWKMIKEKLIEAGVPTTAEEAGISPDMIVKALTIAHKIRERYTILGSSGLTLSAAEKLARVTGVIK, translated from the coding sequence CTGGAGAATAAGAAGGGACTGGAGAGGATAGAGAGCCCCAGATACATATTCTTCGGCCCCAATGCAATTTCAAAGATAGGAGAAGTCCTAAGAAGCCTGAGTATAAGGTCTCCGATCCTCTTAATAAGCGGGCCGAGCGTGACTAGGGCGGTCGCAGAGGACTTAGCATCCTCGCTCGAACCCGATTATAGGATTTTGCATGTATTGACAACTGGTGGGCTCGAGGACCTGATGGATGCAATTAAGACAGCTAGGAAATCTGAAGTGGATCTCCTAATAGGAGTTGGGGGAGGAAAACCGCTCGATATTACGAAGATATTGGCCGCAGAACTCGGTGTCAGATACGTAGTTGTCCCGACATCAGCTAGTCACGATGGTATAGCCTCACCTTCAGTGAGCTTCACTCTCTCTAGGGAGATAGAGGAAAGATTTGGGAGGGTGATCAGGGTGGAGGCACCCACAGCTATACTGGCTGACACGACTATAATAAATAGGGCGTCCCCGATCACATTCAAGTCGGGTTTCGGGGATCTTGTAGCTAAGATAACGGCTGTAAGGGATTGGGAACTAGCATACAAGCTCAGAGATGAGCCTTATAGTGAGTATGCTGCATCAATGTCTCTATTGAGTGCTAAAATAGCGATGGACCATGCTCATGAGATAAGGACACGCTTGGAGGAGTCGACTAGGATACTGGTCAAGGCGCTGATAGGTAGCGGGGTGGCGATGAGCATAGCTGGCAGCTCCAGACCGGCTAGCGGGAGTGAGCACATGTTCAGCCACGCCCTCGATATACTCTCATCGGAAGCCGGTGTTAAGCCAGCGCCCCACGGTATTCAAGTAGCGATAGGGACTATAATGATGGCCTATCTGCAGGGTCAGGATTGGAAGATGATAAAGGAGAAACTGATAGAAGCTGGAGTCCCCACTACTGCTGAGGAAGCCGGTATAAGCCCCGATATGATAGTGAAAGCCCTGACGATAGCTCATAAGATAAGGGAGAGGTATACGATACTGGGGAGCTCTGGTTTGACATTGAGCGCTGCCGAGAAACTAGCGCGGGTTACAGGAGTAATAAAATGA
- a CDS encoding cupin domain-containing protein gives MPALIRDVSSIDFSDVPGTRGAQIKWLISPKDGAPNFAMRLIRIEAGGEIPEHSHPWEHEIFILKGSGRIRVNETVYEVSEGNAILVPPDVPHEYHADTEMLFLCLIPNSGVPPEYR, from the coding sequence ATGCCGGCTCTTATCAGGGATGTGAGCTCAATAGACTTCTCCGATGTCCCAGGAACGAGGGGGGCTCAGATCAAGTGGCTGATCTCTCCTAAGGATGGAGCGCCAAATTTCGCGATGAGATTGATCAGGATAGAGGCTGGTGGTGAGATACCGGAACACTCTCACCCATGGGAACACGAGATATTCATTCTCAAGGGGAGTGGAAGGATAAGAGTTAATGAAACGGTTTATGAGGTATCGGAGGGTAATGCCATACTCGTACCTCCTGACGTACCTCACGAATACCATGCGGATACTGAGATGCTCTTCCTCTGCTTGATCCCGAACAGCGGGGTACCGCCTGAGTACAGGTGA
- the iorA gene encoding indolepyruvate ferredoxin oxidoreductase subunit alpha, translated as MGDLLAPPGTLETLLGNEAIARGALEGGLNVAAAYPGTPSTEIGEALSLAAKKLGIYFEWSSNEKVAAEVAIGAAWSGLRSMTMMKHVGFNVAADAIFTLTYAGLTGAMVIVSADDPHCHSSQNEQDNRHYSEAAGLPMLEPSNVQEAKDFTKEAMELSYRYKIPFMLRTTTRINHQRGPVRLGEITAKGTIGKFEPPEPDRYLQVGAIARKHHAELLKKIKEIQGISGNYARVEGPQDSEIGIITSGVSYAHVKDALRLAGLEAKILKIGMTFPLPERMIGEFLRSINTAFIVEELDPFLELRIKALAKDYAPDLEILGKLTGHMPQVHEYTIRTVLEGFSKAFGVKSPIDFSEIDRRSSKLLEMVPPRQPILCPACPHRSAGYALRRAAGRAAFMGDIGCYALLFQPPFRVEHVTHAMGSSIGIANGVSLATQQDVVALIGDSTFFHAGIPALINAVHNKRKLTVIIMDNRTTAMTGHQSHPGVPYDAVGREAPSISIEDLVRAMGVNYVRVVDPFDHKGTEEAIREALKTDGVSVVITRRECALLTVRNIRAEGKKIVPYRVNKDKCTYCRVCINTFACPAFVDTGSSVEIDPAICFGCGACVQVCPYDAIEPQEGSLNWRDDKVGV; from the coding sequence ATGGGGGACCTATTAGCTCCACCTGGTACTTTGGAGACCCTACTGGGGAACGAGGCTATAGCTAGAGGGGCTCTAGAGGGCGGCCTTAATGTTGCGGCAGCTTATCCCGGAACCCCGAGTACGGAGATAGGCGAAGCTCTATCCCTCGCTGCTAAGAAGCTGGGTATATACTTCGAGTGGTCATCGAATGAGAAGGTTGCCGCTGAAGTAGCTATAGGCGCTGCCTGGTCGGGACTCAGATCTATGACCATGATGAAGCACGTCGGCTTCAACGTCGCCGCCGATGCGATCTTCACTCTCACTTATGCCGGACTCACTGGTGCGATGGTTATAGTATCGGCGGACGATCCTCATTGCCACAGTAGTCAAAACGAGCAGGACAACAGGCATTATAGTGAAGCGGCAGGCCTGCCGATGCTTGAGCCATCCAACGTTCAGGAAGCCAAGGATTTCACTAAGGAAGCGATGGAACTATCTTACAGATATAAGATACCATTCATGCTGAGGACGACGACCAGGATAAATCATCAGAGGGGTCCTGTAAGGCTCGGTGAGATAACAGCTAAAGGCACTATTGGTAAATTCGAACCTCCCGAACCCGATAGATATCTGCAGGTCGGTGCGATAGCGAGGAAGCATCACGCAGAGCTCCTAAAAAAGATAAAGGAAATTCAGGGAATTTCAGGGAATTATGCGAGAGTTGAAGGCCCTCAAGATTCTGAGATCGGGATAATAACTTCTGGAGTATCTTACGCCCATGTGAAGGATGCCCTGAGGTTAGCGGGCCTCGAGGCCAAGATACTGAAGATAGGCATGACCTTCCCCTTACCTGAGCGAATGATAGGGGAATTCCTGAGATCTATAAACACAGCTTTCATTGTTGAGGAACTTGATCCCTTCCTCGAGCTCAGGATAAAGGCTTTAGCAAAGGATTATGCCCCGGATCTCGAGATCTTGGGTAAGCTAACGGGACACATGCCCCAGGTCCACGAATATACCATAAGGACAGTTCTTGAAGGATTTTCAAAGGCATTCGGGGTTAAATCGCCGATAGATTTCAGTGAGATCGATAGAAGAAGTTCTAAATTGCTCGAGATGGTTCCACCTAGGCAACCCATCCTCTGTCCCGCTTGTCCCCACAGATCAGCAGGGTACGCTTTGAGAAGAGCGGCTGGAAGGGCTGCTTTCATGGGCGATATAGGTTGCTATGCCCTCCTCTTCCAGCCCCCGTTCAGGGTGGAGCACGTGACCCATGCGATGGGCTCATCCATAGGTATAGCCAACGGCGTAAGCTTAGCGACTCAGCAGGATGTCGTTGCGCTCATAGGGGATTCCACATTCTTCCATGCAGGAATACCAGCTTTGATAAATGCTGTTCACAATAAGAGGAAGCTCACAGTTATTATAATGGATAACAGAACGACCGCAATGACGGGGCATCAGTCACATCCCGGTGTGCCCTACGATGCTGTGGGACGCGAGGCCCCCTCGATAAGTATAGAGGATTTAGTCAGAGCTATGGGGGTTAACTACGTCAGGGTCGTCGACCCGTTCGATCACAAGGGGACTGAGGAAGCGATAAGGGAGGCCCTGAAGACAGATGGTGTTTCAGTCGTGATAACGAGGAGGGAGTGCGCCCTCTTAACGGTCAGGAACATTAGGGCCGAGGGGAAGAAGATAGTGCCTTACAGGGTGAACAAGGATAAGTGCACTTACTGTAGGGTGTGCATAAATACATTCGCATGCCCAGCTTTCGTCGATACCGGCTCCTCGGTTGAGATAGACCCTGCTATCTGTTTCGGATGCGGTGCTTGCGTTCAGGTCTGCCCATATGATGCGATAGAGCCTCAGGAGGGATCGTTAAACTGGAGAGATGATAAAGTGGGGGTGTGA
- a CDS encoding CoA-binding protein, producing the protein MKNTKGNLESLFNPKSIAMVGVSKTPGKLGYEVMNNLLKCGFRGPIYPISHRYSEVQDIRSYKSVLDVTDEIDLAVVSAPESYVPKILEELGAKGVRSAIILSGRRMSPLREAISEVSRKHGMRILGPSSLGVYYPKNRINVSPVPLNSGGRGIALISESKTLGISMIDFGISEGFEFSAVVGTGGKADIEEEDLLSYLSEDDDTKSIMIHMETLGDQKKFMESVREALKRKPIIIVTGSAEIRRKLEPLRKEIPITNDFIAAFDIAAAFLGKEIRGKRALVVSNSSGAGNLLVESLENTSLEIPNLSDASIDDMRIFMPEGSFHRNPIDLTPEASPEIFRGILESSMNSSEIDLIILIYCGTNPMYLEKLQTMLLEMRDLMDKPVIPVFLGGDLSREVARRLRRDGIPSYVNIANVGKALDFAARYFESH; encoded by the coding sequence TTGAAAAATACTAAAGGGAACCTGGAAAGTCTCTTTAATCCTAAATCTATAGCTATGGTTGGAGTCTCAAAGACTCCTGGAAAGCTGGGTTATGAGGTAATGAATAACCTTTTGAAGTGCGGTTTCAGGGGGCCCATATATCCGATAAGCCACAGGTACTCCGAGGTTCAAGATATAAGAAGCTATAAGTCCGTTCTAGATGTAACGGATGAGATAGATCTCGCTGTAGTCTCAGCCCCTGAGAGCTACGTCCCTAAGATCCTGGAGGAATTGGGGGCGAAGGGTGTGAGAAGCGCAATAATACTATCCGGGAGGAGGATGAGCCCCCTGAGAGAGGCGATTTCGGAGGTATCGAGGAAGCACGGGATGAGGATCTTGGGCCCATCATCCCTAGGTGTTTACTACCCAAAAAACAGGATAAATGTGTCCCCAGTACCATTGAACAGTGGAGGGAGAGGTATAGCTCTCATCTCGGAATCTAAGACACTGGGAATTTCCATGATAGATTTCGGTATCTCCGAAGGATTTGAGTTCTCCGCTGTAGTGGGGACTGGGGGTAAAGCAGATATAGAGGAGGAAGATCTCCTCAGCTACCTCTCGGAGGATGATGATACTAAGTCCATAATGATCCACATGGAGACGTTGGGGGATCAGAAGAAGTTCATGGAGTCCGTCAGGGAAGCCCTTAAGAGGAAGCCAATAATCATAGTCACGGGATCCGCGGAAATTAGGAGGAAGCTTGAACCGCTTAGGAAGGAAATTCCAATCACTAATGACTTCATAGCTGCCTTCGATATAGCTGCAGCTTTCCTAGGGAAGGAAATCAGGGGAAAGAGGGCTCTAGTGGTAAGTAACAGCAGTGGAGCCGGGAACTTGCTCGTTGAATCTCTTGAAAACACCTCCCTGGAGATCCCCAATTTGAGCGATGCATCCATAGATGATATGAGGATATTCATGCCGGAGGGATCTTTCCATAGGAATCCCATAGATCTAACTCCAGAAGCGAGTCCCGAGATATTCAGGGGAATCCTAGAGAGTAGTATGAACTCCAGCGAGATAGATCTCATAATTCTGATCTACTGCGGGACAAATCCCATGTATCTAGAGAAACTACAGACGATGCTCCTCGAGATGAGGGATCTCATGGATAAACCCGTGATCCCAGTTTTTCTTGGCGGAGATCTAAGCAGGGAGGTCGCGAGAAGGCTCAGAAGGGATGGAATACCGTCCTACGTTAATATCGCGAACGTAGGTAAGGCGCTGGATTTCGCAGCTAGGTACTTCGAGTCTCACTGA
- the thpR gene encoding RNA 2',3'-cyclic phosphodiesterase — protein MPIRSFIAIDIEDPEVISKILSIQEEICSSSAKLKPVERENLHLTLKFLGEVEEDRLTQVMSIMDDILKKFSQFRMKLKGIGAFPTINRPNVVWIGAEEGREAFVRVASELDRALSKMGFQREKGIEPHLTIARVKGPIGNLPEIIRKLSDIEIGYIDVREVKLKKSTLTPRGPIYGDMHVVKLSGQ, from the coding sequence TTGCCCATAAGGAGCTTCATAGCAATAGATATAGAGGATCCCGAAGTTATCTCGAAGATATTGAGCATACAAGAGGAAATATGCTCTTCTTCGGCGAAACTCAAGCCCGTGGAGAGGGAGAATCTGCACCTCACCCTTAAGTTCCTCGGGGAGGTAGAGGAGGATAGGCTAACTCAAGTAATGAGTATTATGGATGATATTTTGAAAAAATTCTCACAATTTAGGATGAAATTAAAGGGAATTGGCGCATTTCCAACGATAAATAGACCAAATGTAGTTTGGATTGGAGCTGAGGAGGGAAGAGAGGCCTTCGTGAGAGTGGCTAGTGAACTCGATAGAGCCCTCTCCAAGATGGGATTCCAGAGGGAGAAGGGAATAGAGCCCCATCTGACGATAGCGAGGGTTAAGGGTCCGATAGGGAATCTGCCAGAGATCATAAGGAAACTTTCGGATATAGAGATCGGCTATATTGATGTCAGGGAGGTGAAGCTGAAGAAGAGCACACTGACTCCCAGGGGGCCCATATATGGGGATATGCACGTAGTGAAACTCTCGGGCCAGTGA
- a CDS encoding adenylyltransferase/cytidyltransferase family protein produces MGRRVMVAGTFDIIHEGHIKMLWSAKSLAGDDGELVVVVARDENVRKYKKREPILEESIRAYIVKNLKPVDRVVLGERDPIESVLKLRPDVIALGYDQWADENWLREELLKRGLNVEIVRLPRFGDSSSSSIVRRVIKLFCSSE; encoded by the coding sequence ATGGGACGCAGGGTCATGGTTGCCGGGACGTTCGATATAATACATGAGGGCCACATAAAAATGCTCTGGAGTGCTAAGAGCTTAGCTGGAGATGATGGTGAGCTAGTTGTTGTAGTAGCTAGGGATGAGAACGTGAGGAAGTACAAGAAGAGGGAGCCCATACTGGAGGAATCAATAAGGGCATATATAGTGAAGAACCTGAAGCCCGTCGATAGAGTAGTGCTAGGGGAAAGGGATCCCATAGAATCCGTATTGAAGCTGAGGCCTGATGTAATCGCTCTGGGCTACGATCAGTGGGCTGATGAGAACTGGTTGAGGGAAGAGCTCCTGAAGAGGGGGCTTAATGTGGAGATAGTTAGACTGCCGAGGTTCGGCGATAGCTCATCCTCATCGATAGTGAGGAGAGTGATAAAATTATTCTGCTCATCTGAATAG
- the metG gene encoding methionine--tRNA ligase — MRWIVASAWPYINAVPHLGTLVQVLSSDVFARFLRKMGEEVVFVSGSDEHGTPIEIEAIRKGIAPRDLTDKMHAYITWLFESFGISYDNYTRTESDVHKEFVRDFYLKVYNEGHIFERETEQLYCPKDEMFLPDRFVTGTCPYCGYERAHGDQCDRCGRLLNPTDLIDPKCSICGSVPEMRRTKHWFFDLPKFSERLRKYIEENENLPENAKTLSLSMIEEGLRPRSLTRDNKWGIPAPFPGSEGKTIYVWMEAVLGYVSAVKEYFLKRGEAERFEEFWKSGDTRSVYFIGKDNIPFHTIIFPALLMASGEGYALPFSVASTEFLLYEGEKFSKSERRGIWMDEALQLLPADYWRFYMIYMRPELKDASFSWEDFESKVNDELNDTIGNLVHRILSFIASRYSGQIPSVELDEEASGFLMRVREIGREIEENLMKIKLRDALRSLIEMARLGNKFFNNREPWKDFESNRGRADSTILASYILLKILAFYMHIFMPSSAEKLWKMLGLEGEPEDRVAFSYHDNGKVSSLEPLFRKIKKEELINRLNQIRERGEVLSARES; from the coding sequence ATGAGGTGGATAGTGGCCTCGGCCTGGCCTTACATAAATGCTGTCCCTCACTTAGGTACCCTAGTCCAGGTCCTCTCTTCGGATGTATTCGCGAGGTTCCTGAGGAAGATGGGAGAGGAAGTAGTATTCGTCTCTGGCTCGGATGAGCACGGGACGCCTATAGAGATAGAAGCGATAAGGAAGGGTATAGCTCCCAGGGATCTAACGGACAAGATGCATGCATATATCACATGGCTCTTCGAGAGCTTCGGGATAAGTTACGATAACTACACTAGGACTGAGAGCGATGTGCATAAGGAATTCGTGAGGGATTTCTACCTCAAGGTCTATAATGAGGGGCACATATTCGAGAGGGAAACGGAGCAATTATATTGCCCTAAGGATGAGATGTTCCTCCCTGATAGGTTCGTCACAGGGACTTGCCCTTACTGCGGTTATGAGAGGGCCCACGGAGATCAATGCGATAGATGCGGCAGGCTTCTCAATCCTACGGATCTGATAGATCCGAAATGCTCGATATGCGGCTCCGTACCGGAGATGAGAAGGACTAAGCATTGGTTCTTCGACCTCCCAAAGTTCTCGGAGAGATTGAGAAAATATATAGAGGAAAATGAGAATTTACCTGAGAATGCAAAAACTTTATCCCTATCGATGATCGAAGAGGGCCTCAGACCGAGGTCCCTAACTAGGGATAATAAGTGGGGAATCCCCGCGCCTTTCCCAGGTTCCGAGGGGAAGACTATCTACGTATGGATGGAAGCAGTCCTGGGCTACGTTTCGGCCGTGAAGGAGTACTTCCTCAAGAGGGGAGAAGCCGAGAGATTTGAGGAGTTCTGGAAGAGTGGGGATACGAGATCCGTTTACTTCATAGGTAAGGACAATATCCCGTTCCACACAATAATATTCCCGGCTCTCCTGATGGCGAGTGGGGAGGGCTATGCCTTACCATTCAGCGTCGCCTCCACGGAATTCCTCCTCTATGAAGGGGAGAAATTCTCAAAGAGCGAGAGGAGAGGTATATGGATGGATGAGGCCCTCCAGCTACTTCCGGCCGACTACTGGAGGTTTTACATGATCTATATGAGGCCTGAGCTTAAGGATGCGAGCTTCTCCTGGGAGGATTTCGAGTCCAAAGTGAACGATGAGCTCAACGATACGATCGGTAACTTGGTACACAGGATCCTCTCATTCATAGCCTCAAGATATAGCGGTCAGATCCCGTCAGTTGAGCTAGATGAGGAGGCATCGGGCTTCCTCATGAGGGTAAGGGAGATAGGCAGGGAGATCGAGGAGAACTTGATGAAAATAAAGCTGAGGGATGCTCTAAGATCTCTCATAGAAATGGCAAGATTAGGAAATAAATTCTTCAACAATAGAGAACCATGGAAAGATTTTGAATCAAATAGGGGAAGAGCTGACTCCACTATACTAGCTTCTTACATACTCCTCAAGATACTCGCATTCTACATGCACATATTCATGCCCTCCTCCGCTGAAAAGCTCTGGAAGATGCTCGGACTCGAAGGCGAGCCTGAGGATAGGGTTGCATTCTCATATCACGATAACGGGAAGGTAAGTTCTTTGGAGCCCTTATTCAGGAAAATAAAGAAGGAGGAATTGATAAACAGGTTAAATCAGATAAGGGAAAGGGGGGAGGTCCTCTCAGCGAGGGAGAGCTAA
- a CDS encoding indolepyruvate oxidoreductase subunit beta: MIEEFNVIVAGVGGQGILFTTNVLARAALKMGINFVQSEVHGLSQRYGSIRTELRIGSEVHSPLVLEGTLDLLIGMEPLETLRQAPYISERTTVVMSDHMIVPMAAYLSRFRVPSLDEVIEAIKSLNPRKLFTVDAYGLAEKAGDYIAANVVILGAAQASGAIPFPEDLIREAISELSPARYRDLNLRAFDLGREASLPR; this comes from the coding sequence ATGATAGAGGAATTCAACGTGATAGTGGCTGGTGTCGGAGGCCAGGGAATCCTGTTCACGACGAATGTGTTGGCCAGAGCTGCTCTGAAGATGGGAATAAACTTCGTTCAGAGCGAGGTGCACGGTCTCTCGCAGAGATACGGCTCTATTAGGACTGAGCTCAGGATAGGGAGCGAGGTTCACAGCCCTCTAGTCCTCGAGGGGACCCTCGATTTACTCATAGGCATGGAACCCCTGGAAACACTGAGGCAGGCTCCATACATATCTGAGAGGACCACTGTCGTTATGAGCGATCATATGATAGTTCCCATGGCTGCCTACTTGAGCAGGTTCAGGGTGCCGAGCTTGGATGAGGTTATAGAAGCTATTAAGAGCTTAAATCCGAGGAAATTGTTCACTGTAGATGCTTACGGCCTAGCTGAGAAAGCTGGCGACTATATAGCTGCTAACGTCGTCATACTGGGCGCCGCTCAGGCGAGCGGGGCCATACCTTTCCCGGAGGATCTGATAAGGGAGGCCATATCGGAGCTATCGCCAGCTAGGTATCGGGATTTAAATCTGAGGGCCTTCGATCTCGGAAGGGAGGCTTCCCTTCCGAGGTGA